In Kwoniella pini CBS 10737 chromosome 2, complete sequence, a single genomic region encodes these proteins:
- a CDS encoding pyruvate dehydrogenase (acetyl-transferring) E1 component, alpha subunit — MSFSLLRSRGLRAVSRSAGIKPVRSTIPAMRFLQTDADKSSPAESLPEAGNQPFTVALHGESFHSYRCDAPSNEISITKDEMVKMYTTMVKMRRMEQAADALYKQKMIRGFCHLAIGQEAVSVGMEHAIDGDDRVITSYRCHTFAVLRGGTVKGVIAELMGRVDGMSYGKGGSMHIFTPSFFGGNGIVGAQVPVGAGIALAQKYLKKKSATFALYGDGASNQGQVFESYNMAKLWNLPCVFVCENNKYGMGTSAERSSMNTDFFTRGDKIPGLQVNGMDILACKKATAWAKEWVTSGKGPLVVEFVTYRYGGHSMSDPGTTYRTRDEVQQMRSEKDAIAGLKRYILEWGVTDEASLKAIDKKAKEEVDEAVEEAKKSPFPDVKTFWTDIYYKGTEPPMMRGREKEEVHVYHKD, encoded by the exons ATGTCATTCTCATTGCTTAGGTCTCGTGGATTAAGGGCCGTGTCCCGATCAGCGGGTATT AAACCTGTTCGATCTACTATCCCTGCAATGCGATTCCTCCAAACAGATGCGGATAAATCATCGCCTGCGGAATCGCTGCCAGAGGCTGGTAACCAGCCT TTCACTGTCGCCCTTCATGGAGAATCGTTCCACTCTTATCGATGTGACGCCCCTTCCAACGAAATTTCAATCACAAAAGATGAGATGGTGAAAATGTACACTACCATG GTCAAAATGAGAAGAATGGAACAAGCTGCCGATGCTTTGTATAAGCAAAAGATGATCAGAGGATTCTGTCATTTAGCTATTGGACAAGAAGCCGTATCAGTCGGTATGGAACACGCTATTGATGGAGATGATCGAGTCATCACTTCTTATAGATGTCACACTTTCGCCGTATTGAGAGGTGGAACAGTCAAGGGTGTCATTGCTGAATTGATGGGTCGAGTTGACGGTATGTCATACGGAAAAGGTGGTTCCATGCACATCTTTACCCCTTCCTTCTTTGGTGGTAACGGTATCGTTGGTGCTCAA GTACCAGTAGGAGCTGGTATTGCCCTCGCCCAAAAatacttgaagaagaagtctGCTACTTTCGCTCTTTACGGTGATGGTGCTTCCAATCAAGGACAAGTTTTCGAGTCTTACAACATGGCCAAACTTTGGAACCTCCCATGTGTCTTCGTTTGTGAAAACAACAAATACGGTATGGGTACTTCCGCTGAAAGATCTTCTATGAACACCGATTTCTTCACTCGAGGTGACAAGATTCCAGGTCTTCAA GTCAACGGTATGGATATTCTTGCTTGTAAGAAGGCCACCGCTTGGGCCAAGGAATGGGTTACATCTGGAAAAGGACCTTTGGTAGTCGAATTTGTCACTTACAGATATGGTGGTCACTC CATGTCCGACCCTGGAACAACTTACCGAACTAGAGATGAGGTTCAACAAATGAGATCTGAGAAAGATGCTATTGCCGGTTTGAAGAGATACATCTTGGAATGGGGAGTCACCGATGAGGCTAGCTTAAAAGCCATTGATAAGAAGGCTAAAGAGGAAGTTGACGAAGCTGTAGAGGAAGCTAAGAAATCACCATTCCCAGATGTCAAGACATTCTGGACCGATATCTAC TACAAGGGTACGGAACCACCTATGATGAGAGgaagagagaaagaagaagtccACGTCTATCACAAGGATTAG